The following coding sequences are from one Paraburkholderia caballeronis window:
- a CDS encoding efflux RND transporter permease subunit, with protein MLALVRIALRRPYTFVVLAILILIIGPLSALKTPTDIFPDIRIPVISVVWQYTGLPPDQMVGRITSPFERSLTTTVNDIQHMEAESVNGFAVIKIFFQPGVNVSNANAQVTAVSQTQLRQLPPGTTPPLILNYNASTVPIIQLALSGKGLSEQNLGDLGLNQLRPALVTVAGASIPYPFGGKSRQVQIDVNPAAMQARGLSAQDVANALASQNLLTPIGTEKIGDHEYTLQLNNAPSALKALGDLPIKAVNGTTVYIHDVANVRDGSPPQTNIVHVDGKRSVLMSVLKNGSVSTLGIISGIKQHVIDAKASLPDALQIAPIGDQSLFVRAAISGVAREGVIAAALTSLMILLFLGSWRSTLIIATSIPLAILGSIAALSALGETLNIMTLGGLALAVGILVDDATVTIENINWHLEHGKQVEEAILDGAAQIVTPAFVALLCICIVFVPMFFLDGVARFLFVPMAEAVIFAMISSFILSRTLVPTMAKYLLHPHNLNEDEHEKKRPGPLGRFQQGFERRFEKIRAGYRGLLELALNHRVPFVSGFLAFVLLSFALVPLLGRNFFPDVDAGQILMHVRAPVGVRVEKTAQIFANVENSIRQIIPPDELGTMVDNIGLPVSGINLAYNNTGTIGSQDGDIQIALNEGHRPTADYVRQMREQLPRLYPGVTFSFPPADIISQILNFGSPAPVDLQVRGNNLPANFAYATRLLREIRRIPGVVDARIQQAQNSPTFNVDVDRTRAQLLGINERDVTNSLVVNLAGSSQVAPTFWLNSANGVSYPIVMQTPQYNLDSLASLQNLPITSSQQSNGQILGGLATLQRVNTNAVVSQYNIQPMVEIFATTQDRDLGAVAADIQQVVKNNAATLPKGSSIALLGQVQTMNSAFAGMLFGLLGAIVLIYLIVVVNFQSWADPFVIVMALPAALAGIIWMLFATHTTLSVPALTGAIMCMGVATANSILVVSFCRERLAVHGDPFKAALEAGFTRFRPVLMTALSMIIGMAPMALALGEGGEQNAPLGRAVIGGLLFATTASLLLVPVIFCIVHSRPGRAAAPRPATEGPAHVV; from the coding sequence ATGCTCGCGCTAGTACGTATCGCGCTTCGACGGCCCTATACGTTTGTCGTCCTCGCGATCCTCATCCTGATCATAGGACCGCTGTCCGCGCTCAAGACGCCGACCGACATCTTCCCGGACATCCGCATCCCCGTCATCAGCGTGGTGTGGCAATACACGGGCCTGCCGCCGGATCAGATGGTCGGACGCATCACGTCGCCGTTCGAACGCTCGCTGACCACCACCGTCAACGACATCCAGCACATGGAAGCGGAATCGGTGAACGGCTTCGCGGTCATCAAGATCTTCTTCCAGCCGGGCGTGAACGTCAGCAACGCGAACGCCCAGGTAACCGCGGTGTCGCAGACCCAGTTGCGCCAGTTGCCGCCGGGCACCACGCCGCCGCTGATCCTGAACTACAACGCGTCGACGGTGCCGATCATCCAGCTCGCGCTGTCAGGCAAGGGGCTGTCGGAACAGAACCTGGGCGACCTCGGGTTGAACCAGTTGCGTCCGGCGCTCGTCACCGTGGCCGGCGCGTCGATTCCGTATCCGTTCGGCGGCAAGTCGCGCCAGGTGCAGATCGACGTCAACCCGGCCGCGATGCAGGCGCGCGGCCTGTCCGCGCAGGACGTCGCGAACGCGCTCGCGAGCCAGAACCTGCTGACGCCGATCGGCACGGAAAAAATCGGCGATCACGAATACACGCTGCAACTGAACAACGCGCCGTCCGCGCTCAAGGCGCTCGGCGACCTGCCGATCAAGGCGGTCAACGGCACCACGGTTTATATCCACGACGTCGCCAACGTCCGCGACGGCAGCCCGCCGCAGACGAACATCGTCCACGTGGACGGCAAACGCTCCGTGCTGATGTCGGTGCTGAAGAACGGTTCGGTGTCGACGCTCGGCATCATCTCGGGCATCAAGCAGCACGTGATCGACGCAAAGGCGTCGCTGCCGGACGCATTGCAGATCGCGCCGATCGGCGACCAGTCGCTGTTCGTGCGCGCGGCGATCAGCGGCGTGGCGCGCGAAGGCGTGATCGCGGCCGCGCTGACCAGCCTGATGATCCTGCTGTTCCTCGGTAGCTGGCGCTCGACGCTGATTATCGCGACGTCGATTCCGCTCGCGATTCTCGGCTCTATCGCAGCGTTGTCCGCGCTCGGCGAGACCCTCAACATCATGACGCTCGGGGGGCTCGCGCTCGCGGTGGGGATTCTCGTCGACGACGCGACCGTCACCATCGAGAACATCAACTGGCACCTCGAACACGGCAAGCAGGTCGAGGAAGCGATTCTCGACGGCGCGGCGCAGATCGTCACGCCGGCGTTCGTCGCGCTGCTGTGCATCTGCATCGTGTTCGTGCCGATGTTCTTCCTCGACGGCGTGGCGCGCTTCCTGTTCGTGCCGATGGCCGAGGCCGTGATCTTCGCGATGATCTCGTCGTTCATCCTGTCGCGGACGCTCGTGCCAACCATGGCGAAGTACCTGCTGCATCCGCACAATCTGAACGAGGACGAGCACGAAAAGAAACGGCCCGGCCCGCTGGGACGCTTCCAGCAGGGCTTCGAACGCCGCTTCGAGAAGATTCGCGCGGGCTATCGCGGCCTGCTCGAACTGGCGCTGAATCATCGCGTGCCGTTCGTGAGCGGGTTCCTCGCGTTCGTGCTGCTGTCGTTCGCGCTGGTGCCGCTGCTCGGCCGCAACTTCTTCCCGGACGTGGACGCGGGCCAGATCCTGATGCACGTGCGCGCGCCGGTCGGCGTGCGGGTCGAGAAAACCGCGCAGATCTTCGCGAACGTGGAGAACTCGATTCGCCAGATCATCCCGCCCGACGAACTCGGCACGATGGTCGACAACATCGGCCTGCCGGTCAGCGGCATCAATCTCGCGTACAACAACACGGGCACCATCGGCTCGCAGGACGGCGACATCCAGATCGCGCTGAACGAAGGCCACCGCCCCACGGCCGACTACGTGCGGCAGATGCGCGAGCAGTTGCCGCGCCTCTATCCGGGCGTGACCTTCTCGTTCCCGCCGGCGGACATCATCAGCCAGATCCTGAACTTCGGCTCGCCGGCGCCGGTCGACCTACAGGTGCGCGGCAACAACCTGCCCGCGAACTTCGCGTATGCGACCCGCCTGCTGCGCGAGATCCGCCGGATTCCCGGCGTGGTCGACGCGCGCATCCAGCAGGCGCAGAACTCGCCGACGTTCAACGTCGACGTGGACCGGACCCGCGCGCAGTTACTCGGCATCAACGAGCGCGACGTGACCAACAGCCTCGTGGTGAACCTCGCCGGTTCGAGCCAGGTCGCGCCGACGTTCTGGCTGAACAGCGCGAACGGCGTGTCGTATCCGATCGTGATGCAGACGCCGCAATACAACCTCGATTCGCTCGCGTCGCTGCAAAACCTGCCGATCACGTCGAGCCAGCAGAGCAACGGGCAGATCCTCGGCGGCCTCGCGACCCTGCAACGCGTGAACACCAACGCGGTCGTCAGCCAGTACAACATCCAGCCGATGGTCGAGATCTTCGCGACCACCCAGGATCGCGATCTCGGCGCGGTCGCGGCCGACATCCAGCAGGTGGTGAAGAACAACGCCGCCACGCTGCCGAAGGGTTCGTCGATCGCGCTGCTGGGCCAGGTGCAGACCATGAACAGCGCGTTCGCCGGCATGCTGTTCGGGCTGCTCGGCGCGATCGTGCTCATCTATCTGATCGTCGTGGTCAACTTCCAGTCGTGGGCCGATCCGTTCGTGATCGTGATGGCGCTGCCGGCGGCGCTCGCCGGCATCATCTGGATGCTGTTCGCCACCCATACCACGCTGTCCGTGCCCGCGTTGACCGGGGCGATCATGTGCATGGGGGTGGCGACCGCCAACTCCATCCTCGTGGTCAGCTTCTGCCGCGAGCGCCTCGCCGTCCACGGCGATCCGTTCAAGGCCGCGCTCGAAGCCGGCTTCACCCGCTTCCGCCCGGTGCTGATGACCGCGCTGTCGATGATCATCGGCATGGCGCCGATGGCGCTCGCGCTCGGCGAAGGCGGCGAACAGAACGCACCGCTTGGCCGCGCCGTGATCGGCGGCCTGCTTTTCGCCACCACCGCGTCACTGCTTCTCGTACCGGTGATCTTCTGCATTGTTCACTCGCGCCCTGGCCGCGCGGCTGCCCCGAGACCTGCTACGGAAGGACCCGCTCATGTCGTCTGA
- a CDS encoding efflux RND transporter periplasmic adaptor subunit: MSSEPVVTTRPVPRRRLVVSGVVGIAVVVGVVVAGVALRAVDARNLKTWTNAQAIPTVVVIHPASAPSGPTLDLPSRLEAYSRAPIFARVSGYLKSWNVDIGAPVKAGQLLAVIESPELDQQLIQARADLASAQANAALAGTTAKRWQALLGTDSVAQQEVDERTGDYTAKKAAVAAAQANVDRLLATKGFERIVAPFDGVVTARDTDVGALINAGSGGAGQELFVVSDVKRLRVYVQVPQSYAPDVRSGTTATLTVPEYPGQRFTARVVASADSVNAASGTTLVQLLVDNSDGKLLPGGFASLQFKLPVQPNSVRIPASALVFDAHGLRVATLGANSQVVFKTVTINRDFGDSVEIGAGLTATDRVIDTPPDGLVDGDRVQLGSTPTGGAAHG; encoded by the coding sequence ATGTCGTCTGAACCTGTTGTCACCACCCGGCCGGTGCCGCGCCGCCGACTCGTCGTCAGCGGCGTGGTCGGGATCGCCGTCGTCGTCGGCGTAGTCGTCGCGGGCGTGGCGCTGCGCGCCGTCGATGCCCGCAATCTCAAGACGTGGACCAATGCGCAGGCGATCCCGACGGTCGTCGTGATCCATCCGGCGAGCGCGCCGAGCGGGCCGACGCTCGACCTGCCGTCGCGGCTCGAAGCGTATTCGCGCGCGCCGATTTTCGCGCGCGTGAGCGGCTACCTGAAGTCGTGGAACGTCGATATCGGCGCGCCCGTGAAGGCCGGGCAACTGCTCGCCGTGATCGAATCGCCGGAACTCGACCAGCAACTGATCCAGGCGCGCGCGGACCTCGCCAGCGCGCAGGCCAACGCCGCGCTCGCCGGCACCACCGCGAAACGCTGGCAGGCGCTGCTCGGCACCGATTCGGTCGCGCAGCAGGAAGTCGACGAACGCACCGGCGACTACACCGCGAAAAAAGCGGCCGTCGCGGCCGCGCAGGCCAACGTCGACCGGCTGCTCGCGACCAAGGGCTTCGAGCGCATCGTCGCGCCGTTCGACGGCGTAGTGACCGCGCGCGACACCGACGTCGGCGCGCTCATCAACGCGGGCAGCGGCGGCGCCGGACAGGAACTGTTCGTCGTCTCCGACGTGAAACGGCTGCGCGTGTACGTGCAGGTGCCGCAGAGCTACGCGCCCGACGTGCGCAGCGGCACCACCGCCACGCTGACCGTGCCGGAATATCCGGGCCAGCGGTTCACCGCGCGCGTGGTCGCGTCGGCGGATTCGGTCAATGCGGCGTCGGGCACGACGCTGGTTCAACTGCTGGTCGACAACAGCGACGGCAAGCTGCTGCCGGGCGGTTTCGCGAGCCTCCAGTTCAAGCTGCCGGTGCAGCCGAACTCGGTGCGGATTCCGGCCAGCGCGCTCGTGTTCGACGCGCATGGCCTGCGGGTCGCGACGCTCGGCGCGAACAGCCAGGTCGTGTTCAAGACGGTGACGATCAATCGCGATTTCGGCGACTCGGTCGAGATCGGCGCCGGCCTCACCGCGACGGACCGCGTGATCGACACGCCGCCGGACGGGCTGGTCGATGGAGATCGCGTGCAGCTCGGCAGCACCCCGACCGGGGGGGCCGCGCATGGCTAG
- a CDS encoding efflux transporter outer membrane subunit — protein sequence MASMSRIAAARGPALLAGVLALAGCSLAPDYHVPPTPVAAQYQTIGPWVNAQPADQLSRTDWWKIYNDPRLDDLEQRLLANNTDLAAAYAHYRQARAFVDQVSSNLFPHVSASAIPQRDRQSDTRPLRAGGPDYYNSATLGGEVDYDLDLWGRVRDSVAAGKDEAQATQADLASVQLSLQVQLADSYIRLRGLDQQTQLLTDTVAAYARALELTQTLHGGGIVSGLDVSRAKTQLSATKSQLSQNLAQRALIEHAIAELIGTSASEFSLPPQTASLALPVIPVGVPSTLLQRRPDIAAAERRVAEANAKIGVARAAYFPSITLSLQGGFQSSVYAGLVSAPNIFWAVGPQLVQYVFDGGLRRAQLDSAKAATDEAGARYRGVVLSAFQQIEDNLSLLQDLGTALDQQRDAVDSAQHALDLALNRYREGAVGYLDVVQAQTAALDAQRGVLDLQTRLLSANVQLVKALGGGWSSEELAVAARAPALVAAAGGSKG from the coding sequence ATGGCTAGCATGAGCAGGATCGCGGCAGCAAGGGGGCCGGCGCTGCTGGCCGGCGTCCTCGCGCTCGCGGGATGTTCGCTCGCGCCGGACTACCACGTGCCGCCGACGCCGGTCGCCGCGCAGTACCAGACGATCGGCCCGTGGGTCAACGCGCAGCCCGCGGACCAGTTGAGCCGCACCGACTGGTGGAAGATCTACAACGATCCGCGGCTCGACGATCTCGAACAGCGGCTGCTCGCGAACAACACCGACCTTGCCGCGGCCTACGCGCATTACCGGCAGGCCAGGGCGTTCGTCGATCAGGTGTCGTCGAATCTGTTCCCGCATGTCAGCGCGAGCGCGATTCCGCAGCGCGACCGCCAGTCCGACACGCGGCCGCTGCGCGCCGGCGGCCCCGACTACTACAACTCGGCCACGCTCGGCGGCGAGGTCGATTACGACCTCGATCTGTGGGGACGCGTGCGCGATTCCGTGGCGGCGGGCAAGGACGAGGCGCAGGCCACCCAGGCCGATCTCGCGTCCGTGCAACTGAGTTTGCAGGTCCAGCTTGCCGACAGTTATATCCGCCTGCGCGGACTCGACCAGCAGACGCAGTTGCTGACCGACACCGTCGCGGCATACGCACGCGCGCTGGAACTCACGCAAACGCTGCATGGCGGCGGAATCGTATCGGGGCTCGACGTCTCGCGCGCGAAGACCCAGTTGTCGGCGACGAAATCGCAGTTGTCGCAGAACCTCGCGCAGCGCGCGCTGATCGAACACGCGATCGCCGAACTGATCGGCACGTCCGCCTCTGAATTCAGCCTGCCGCCGCAGACCGCGTCGCTCGCGCTGCCGGTCATTCCGGTCGGCGTGCCGTCCACGTTGTTGCAGCGGCGGCCGGACATCGCGGCCGCCGAGCGGCGCGTCGCGGAGGCCAATGCGAAGATCGGCGTGGCGCGCGCCGCGTATTTCCCGTCGATCACGCTGAGCCTGCAAGGCGGCTTCCAGAGTTCCGTGTATGCCGGCCTCGTCAGCGCGCCGAACATCTTCTGGGCGGTCGGTCCGCAACTCGTGCAATACGTGTTCGACGGCGGCTTGCGCCGCGCGCAGCTCGACTCCGCGAAGGCGGCAACCGACGAAGCGGGCGCGCGTTATCGCGGCGTCGTGCTGTCGGCGTTCCAGCAGATCGAGGACAATCTTTCGCTGCTGCAAGACCTCGGCACCGCGCTCGACCAGCAGCGCGACGCCGTCGATTCGGCGCAGCACGCGCTCGATCTGGCGTTGAACCGCTACCGGGAAGGGGCCGTCGGTTATCTCGACGTCGTGCAGGCGCAGACCGCGGCGCTCGACGCGCAACGCGGCGTGCTCGATCTCCAGACCCGCTTGCTGAGCGCGAACGTGCAACTGGTGAAGGCGCTCGGCGGCGGGTGGTCGAGCGAGGAGCTGGCGGTGGCGGCGCGCGCGCCGGCGCTGGTTGCGGCGGCTGGCGGGTCGAAGGGGTGA
- a CDS encoding ExbD/TolR family protein: MAFQSSSDNDDVLGEINITPLVDVMLVLLVAFIVTAPLLTNAMHVNLPKTVATGAADQKKTVTVSVDAGGHLYIDKRPTDIGQIGVEMAALKAANADASVNLQADEGVPYGTVAKVMAAVGHAGITRLSVLTEGQQ, from the coding sequence ATGGCTTTCCAGTCCTCTTCCGACAACGATGACGTGCTTGGCGAGATCAACATCACGCCGCTCGTCGACGTGATGCTCGTGCTGCTCGTCGCGTTCATCGTCACCGCGCCGCTGCTCACCAACGCGATGCACGTGAACCTGCCGAAGACGGTCGCCACCGGCGCGGCCGACCAGAAAAAAACCGTGACGGTCAGCGTGGATGCCGGCGGGCATCTTTATATCGACAAGCGGCCGACCGACATCGGGCAGATCGGCGTCGAGATGGCCGCGTTGAAGGCGGCTAATGCCGATGCGTCCGTCAATCTGCAGGCGGACGAAGGCGTGCCGTACGGGACCGTCGCGAAGGTGATGGCCGCGGTCGGGCACGCGGGGATTACGAGGTTGTCTGTCCTGACCGAGGGGCAGCAGTGA
- a CDS encoding MotA/TolQ/ExbB proton channel family protein, translating to MNSLSTNFIVPAALWLLGIFSVITWTLIVVKAVQGYRAAVRGRRFGRQFWQARSFQAAAGLDASDSPVGRVAAAGFNALDGADESGADDLEHSWSRHDLLERHLRQQIQNERRRAEAGLAVLASIGSTAPFVGLFGTVFGIIHALSAISHAASASIDVVAGPIGEALVATGIGIAVAVPAVLAYNFFVRRVKGAAADLDAFATDFVTLAQKAGFRARAAGQRAAPVLDTVRQEAVA from the coding sequence ATGAACAGCTTGTCCACCAACTTCATCGTGCCGGCCGCGTTATGGCTGCTCGGCATCTTTTCCGTGATCACGTGGACGCTCATCGTCGTCAAGGCCGTGCAGGGTTATCGCGCCGCCGTGCGCGGCCGGCGCTTCGGCCGGCAGTTCTGGCAGGCGCGCAGCTTCCAGGCGGCCGCGGGGCTCGACGCGTCCGATAGCCCGGTCGGCCGGGTCGCCGCCGCCGGCTTCAACGCGCTGGACGGCGCCGACGAAAGCGGCGCGGACGATCTGGAGCACAGCTGGAGCCGCCACGATCTGCTCGAACGCCATCTGCGCCAGCAGATCCAGAACGAGCGCCGCCGCGCGGAAGCGGGGCTGGCCGTGCTCGCGTCGATCGGCAGCACCGCGCCGTTCGTCGGGCTGTTCGGCACGGTGTTCGGCATCATCCATGCGCTGAGCGCGATTTCGCACGCGGCGTCGGCGAGCATCGACGTGGTGGCGGGTCCGATCGGCGAGGCGCTGGTCGCGACCGGCATCGGCATCGCGGTCGCCGTGCCGGCCGTGCTCGCATACAATTTTTTCGTTCGCCGCGTGAAAGGCGCGGCCGCGGACCTCGATGCGTTCGCGACGGATTTCGTCACGCTCGCGCAGAAGGCCGGTTTCCGCGCGCGCGCCGCGGGTCAGCGGGCGGCCCCGGTCCTCGATACGGTCAGGCAGGAGGCGGTCGCATAA
- a CDS encoding energy transducer TonB: MTGRRRPSPDTVAPRDGVARASALSSSGGSRRARVSVALTATAVLALHVGFIWLAHEYRSRAAVQRPVPLPMTVELTQAPAPLPQAAQATPSPPVPAPPTPPRPKAAQPRPARVPAHQAPAAQPAAPPPAAPHDAVALAPAPAPADTGKPPPRAPAAPPRETAPIGDAAYLHNPAPDYPQIAQERGWQGRVLLRVHVLASGQPDSVAIQTGSGRRLLDDAAQEAVRRWTFVPAKRGDEPTDGWVTVPIDFRLDS; encoded by the coding sequence GTGACGGGACGTCGAAGACCGTCGCCCGACACGGTCGCGCCGCGCGACGGCGTAGCGCGAGCGAGTGCGTTGTCGTCGTCGGGCGGCTCGCGGCGGGCTCGCGTCAGCGTCGCGTTGACGGCTACGGCGGTGCTTGCGCTGCATGTGGGTTTCATCTGGCTCGCGCACGAATACCGTTCGCGCGCGGCGGTACAGCGGCCGGTGCCGCTGCCGATGACGGTCGAGTTGACCCAGGCGCCCGCGCCGTTGCCCCAGGCGGCGCAGGCCACGCCGTCGCCGCCGGTTCCCGCACCGCCGACGCCGCCACGGCCGAAGGCCGCCCAGCCGCGACCGGCGCGCGTCCCCGCCCACCAGGCGCCCGCGGCGCAGCCGGCCGCGCCGCCGCCCGCCGCGCCGCACGACGCGGTCGCGCTCGCTCCCGCTCCCGCTCCCGCCGATACCGGCAAGCCGCCGCCGCGCGCGCCGGCGGCCCCGCCGCGCGAGACCGCGCCGATCGGCGACGCCGCGTATCTGCACAACCCGGCGCCGGACTATCCGCAGATCGCGCAGGAACGCGGCTGGCAAGGGCGCGTGCTGTTGCGCGTGCACGTACTGGCGAGCGGGCAGCCGGACTCGGTCGCGATCCAGACAGGCAGCGGCCGGCGTCTGCTGGACGACGCCGCGCAGGAAGCGGTGCGGCGCTGGACGTTCGTGCCGGCGAAGCGGGGCGACGAACCGACCGACGGCTGGGTCACCGTGCCGATCGATTTCCGGCTCGACTCGTGA
- a CDS encoding polysaccharide lyase family protein yields the protein MINPPSRAALRRSRALLPALALCAAAAAPAYADDANPAPVTLTQDAAYLTLENGLVQIRVERSDGYLASIRQHDAGGWHDLGVTDQHAAYEAHGDDFENDPEKAMYWDANADVAVVPPGLKEDRKGYFRIRDGEADIRIVSRTSDRAEVSVRSKPTPLFPFDVDFHYVVTKGKSGFYAYAVVHHGSDQPAATFYQNRFVVKTVMDGTFDQWAIGGGKFVPIPQGEIVKQLSDATFQLSDGTIKTKYMNSVYWSQVPVYGYVGPHRGLWMIEASPEYHNGGPVKQGQTLHDNVLLRVLQSVHFGASPVVLKDGEEWRKVYGPFFVYLNRGEGPAALWQDAARQHENEAANWPYAWVDEPAYQKTRGEVSGAVTLAGGAPATNAWAILSDPDVPWSAQNKGYAFWSTLGPDGRFDLKHVIPGTYDLYVSGADQPQDLVVRRVKVLADGRVDLGTIAWPDEAHGERLWQIGRFDRSAAEFRSGGDARNFQMFRRYAQQFPHDVDYVIGESRPARDWNYAQWTLYNEHPEWRIRFDVPHPRSGTATLTIGFASSQPARGRKLTDLRVKVNGTEVAAIHLPKTGTAGYRGGAQDSQYNVRAITFDAALLKAGSNAISLYHADAAPFARFTAVSADAGAPADTTPGQVMYDALRLEVEPAASP from the coding sequence ATGATCAACCCACCTTCCCGCGCCGCTCTTCGCCGCTCTCGCGCGCTGCTGCCGGCGCTCGCGCTGTGCGCGGCCGCCGCCGCGCCGGCGTATGCCGACGACGCGAACCCCGCGCCGGTGACGCTCACGCAAGACGCCGCTTACCTGACGCTGGAAAACGGCCTCGTGCAGATCCGCGTCGAACGTAGCGACGGTTATCTCGCGTCGATTCGCCAGCATGACGCCGGCGGCTGGCACGACCTCGGCGTGACCGATCAGCATGCCGCCTACGAGGCGCACGGCGACGACTTCGAGAACGATCCCGAGAAGGCGATGTACTGGGACGCGAACGCCGACGTCGCGGTCGTGCCGCCGGGGCTGAAGGAGGACAGGAAAGGCTACTTCCGCATTCGCGACGGCGAGGCCGACATCCGGATCGTGAGCCGGACGTCGGATCGCGCCGAAGTGTCGGTCAGGTCGAAGCCCACGCCGCTGTTTCCGTTCGACGTCGATTTTCACTACGTGGTGACGAAAGGAAAAAGCGGCTTTTACGCGTATGCGGTCGTGCATCACGGCAGCGATCAGCCGGCCGCGACGTTCTATCAGAACCGCTTCGTCGTGAAGACGGTGATGGACGGCACGTTCGACCAGTGGGCGATCGGCGGCGGCAAGTTCGTGCCGATTCCGCAGGGTGAGATCGTGAAGCAGTTGAGCGACGCGACGTTCCAGTTGAGCGACGGCACCATCAAGACCAAATACATGAACTCGGTGTACTGGTCGCAGGTGCCCGTGTACGGCTACGTCGGCCCGCATCGCGGCCTGTGGATGATCGAGGCGAGTCCGGAGTATCACAACGGCGGACCCGTCAAGCAGGGGCAGACGCTGCACGACAACGTGCTGCTGCGGGTGCTGCAATCGGTGCACTTCGGCGCGTCGCCGGTCGTGCTGAAAGACGGCGAGGAGTGGCGCAAGGTGTATGGCCCGTTCTTCGTTTATCTGAATCGCGGCGAAGGGCCGGCCGCGTTGTGGCAGGACGCGGCGCGCCAGCATGAGAACGAGGCCGCGAACTGGCCGTATGCGTGGGTCGACGAGCCCGCGTACCAGAAGACGCGCGGCGAGGTGAGCGGTGCGGTGACGCTCGCGGGCGGCGCGCCGGCAACGAACGCATGGGCGATCCTGTCGGACCCCGACGTGCCGTGGAGCGCGCAGAACAAGGGTTACGCGTTCTGGAGCACGCTTGGCCCGGACGGCCGCTTCGACCTGAAACACGTGATCCCGGGTACGTATGACCTCTACGTGAGCGGCGCGGACCAGCCGCAGGATCTCGTCGTGCGGCGCGTGAAAGTGCTGGCGGACGGCCGCGTCGATCTCGGCACGATCGCGTGGCCCGACGAGGCGCACGGCGAGCGGTTGTGGCAGATCGGCCGGTTCGACCGCTCGGCGGCCGAATTCCGCAGCGGCGGCGACGCCCGCAATTTCCAGATGTTCAGGCGTTACGCGCAGCAGTTTCCGCACGACGTCGATTACGTGATCGGCGAAAGCCGGCCCGCGCGCGACTGGAACTATGCGCAGTGGACGCTCTACAACGAGCATCCGGAATGGCGGATCCGCTTCGACGTGCCGCATCCGCGCTCGGGCACCGCGACGTTGACGATTGGCTTCGCATCGTCCCAGCCCGCGCGCGGCCGCAAGCTGACCGACCTGCGCGTGAAGGTGAACGGCACGGAAGTCGCGGCGATCCATCTGCCGAAGACCGGCACGGCCGGTTATCGCGGCGGCGCGCAGGATTCGCAGTACAACGTGCGCGCCATCACATTCGACGCGGCGCTGCTGAAGGCGGGCAGCAACGCGATCAGCCTGTATCACGCGGATGCGGCGCCGTTCGCGCGCTTCACCGCCGTGAGCGCCGACGCGGGCGCGCCGGCGGACACGACGCCGGGGCAGGTGATGTACGACGCGCTGCGTCTCGAAGTGGAGCCGGCGGCTTCGCCGTGA
- a CDS encoding DUF6250 domain-containing protein translates to MRTNRIGLLMMTTLALLAVAAQANAAAPRVLFRDDFATLDTRAWIVEAEPARGGTPAPPVYTHGHRLVLDSAGGLTVWLNRRLAGHYEIDYTRTVVDRGGPHDRVSDLNQFWLANAASGDPAATPFGRSGKFSDYDSLDLFYAGVGGNGNTTTRFRHYDGSATRPLLAEYTSRPWLLEGNRSYRIRIVVDGGGTRFYLDGRPCFAAAGPLRTDGYFGFRSTASRQTISDFSIRALP, encoded by the coding sequence GTGCGAACGAATCGGATCGGCCTGTTGATGATGACGACGCTGGCGCTGCTGGCGGTCGCCGCGCAGGCGAATGCCGCCGCGCCGCGCGTATTGTTTCGCGACGACTTCGCGACGCTCGACACCCGCGCGTGGATCGTCGAGGCGGAGCCGGCGCGCGGCGGCACACCGGCTCCGCCGGTCTATACCCACGGCCATCGACTCGTGCTCGACAGCGCGGGCGGGCTGACCGTCTGGCTGAATCGTCGCCTCGCCGGCCACTACGAGATCGACTACACGCGCACCGTCGTGGACCGTGGCGGTCCGCACGACCGGGTGTCCGACCTGAACCAGTTCTGGCTCGCGAACGCCGCGTCCGGTGATCCCGCTGCCACGCCGTTCGGCCGTTCGGGCAAGTTCTCCGATTACGACTCGCTCGATCTCTTTTACGCGGGCGTCGGCGGCAACGGCAACACGACCACGCGTTTCCGGCATTACGACGGCTCGGCCACCCGGCCGCTGCTGGCGGAATACACGAGCCGCCCGTGGCTGCTCGAAGGCAACCGTTCGTACCGGATACGGATCGTCGTCGACGGCGGCGGCACGCGGTTCTATCTCGACGGCCGGCCGTGTTTCGCGGCGGCGGGACCGTTGCGCACGGACGGCTATTTCGGTTTCCGCTCGACGGCTTCGCGGCAAACCATCTCCGACTTTTCCATTCGCGCGCTGCCGTGA